A region of the Methylomagnum ishizawai genome:
GGGCCGGGCGGCGGGCCGCCTTGAGGCCCTTGCGGTCCGCGCGATTGCATGTCTTGCGCCAGCGCCGCGAAAGTGTCCTTGGCGGTTTGGACGTCGCCCGAATCCAGCGCCGAGCCGATGGCATCCATCGCCGACGCGATGGGATCGGAGCCGTCGCCCGAATTGGACGGCGCGTTTTGTTGCAGGGTGGCGTAGGCCGATTGGGCGGCGCTCAGGTCGCCGGATTCCAGGGCCTGGGCGAGGTCCGCGAAAGGATCGGATGAACCGGACCCGCTGTCGGAGCCGCCCGTGGAAGCCACGTTGTTGCTGGAATGCAGCGCCTGGAAAAGATCGTGCATGAAGGCGCTCAAGGCTTGGGTGGAATCGGCGGAATTGCCCGAGGCGGAATCCGAATCCGACGAAGCCGTGGACTGGCCGATGCCCATCTGGCTGAGGGTGTTCAACACATCGGCGGCGAAGCCACCCCCCGGTCTTCCCATTTCCGTGCCGCCCACCCGTCCGCCGGATGGCTGTTCGGCGTTGCCGGTGGAAACCCCTTGGACGGAGGTCGATCCGTAGCTTTTGAGGATCGATTGGATATTCAAACTGCTGGTGTTGATGGTGGTCATGGCTCATCTCCATCGCGGTGGAATCTCGTCCATAGTTTCGACCGGATTTACGCCGTTGGAAACAGAAAAGCCGTTGGTTTACATAACTTTACACTTCTTTACACAAGCTCATCCCGACCCGGAAGCCGCCTTCCGACCACGCCCGCCCGCCCGTCGTGGACCGCCATCACCCCGAAGCCTTCCCCCGCCGCGCAAAGCGGCGAGCACCTCATCGTCGGCGGCCAATGAGACACTCATGGATCGGATTCCCGCTGGCGATTGCTTCCGATCATAACCAAAGCCAGCCCGGCCAGCGGCGGGGCATGGCGACTTTTACTTATCTTTACACCCGGCTTAACCCATCTTTGCGGACGCTACGGCAATAATCCGGCCACAGGGAGGAAAGCATTCCGCCATTCCCCGTTCAAACCCGACTTGCCGGAAATCCGCCATGAAGCATCGTAATACCCCCCACCCTATTCCCGCTGCCTCGCCATTGCTGATCCTGCCTTTGGCGGCGATAGCGGCGGAACCTCCCGGAGGTTCGGCTAGCGTTTTCGAGGTTCCGCCCCCGCCCGTGGGCGAGCGCGCGCCTTTTTCGACTGGACTTGGCGAATTGGGCCGATTCCAGGGCGCGTTCCCGCAGGCACCGAGATGAACAAACTCGCGCTGAAAATGCTGCTGGGCGACCGGGGCAAGTACCTCGGCATCGTGTCCGGCATCGCCCTGGCCTCGCTGATCATGATCCAGCAGCCGGGCATCATGCTGTCCATCCTGTCCCGCACCTACAGCTTCATCACCGACATCCCGCTGCCGGACCTCTGGGTCATGGACCCCAAGGTGCAGTTCATCGACGACATGAAGCCGATGCTCGACACCGAGCTTTACCGGGTGCGCGGCGTGCCCGGCGTGGAATGGGCCGTCCCCCTGTACAAGGGTAGCCAGCGGGTCAGGCTCGCCAATGGCGAAACCGTCAATTCCAACCTGATCGGCTTCGACGACGCCACCCTGATCGGCGCGCCGGGGGAACTCCTGGCCGGGAGCCTCGCCGACCTCACCCGGCCCGACGCCGTGATTGTGGACGAGGCCGGAGCCAAAGGACGGCTGGCGGGACCGGGCGGCGGGGCATCCCTGCCGTTGACGGTCGGCACGGTCATCGAGATCAACGAGCACCGGGCCGAGGTGGTGGGCATCGCCCGCGCCGCGCCGACCTTCCAGTCCATGCCGATCCTCTACACCACTTACAGCCGGGCCAAGGCGTATTCGTTGAACGAGCGCAAATTGCTGTCCTTCGTGCTGGCGAAAGCCAAGCCGGGCGAAGACCCCCAGGCGGTCGCGCGGCGCATCACCGAGGACACGGGCTTGGCGGCCTATACGGCGGACGACTTCAAGCGCAAATCCCTGGACTACTTCCTCAAAAACACCGGCATCCTGATGAACTTCGGCTTCATGGTGATCGTCGGCTTCGTGGTCGGGACCGCCGTCACCGGCCAGATCTTCTACAACTTCACCCTGGACAACCTGCGCCACTTTGGCGTGTTCAAGGCCATGGGGGCGACCGACCGGGTGCTGCTACGGATGATCCTGTTGCAGGCGCTGCTGGTGGGCTTCGTCGGGTTCGGCCTGGGCGCGGGCCTGTCGGCGTTGTTCGCCGTCGCATCCTCGGGCGGGGGCGGCCCCGGCCTGCAACTGTCCTGGCAACTCCTGCTGGGCAGCGGTTCGGCGGTGCTGTTGATCTGCCTCATGGCGGCCTTCTTCAGCCTGCGCAAGGTGTTCCGGCTGGAACCGGCGACGGTGTTCAAGGGGTAGGCCATGGCACTCGAATCCTTAGACTCCATCGCCGTGCGTTGCCGTGCCGTCGCCAAGACCTACGGGCGGGGGGACACGGCGGTCCCGGCCCTGCGCGGCATCGACCTCGACATCCATGCGGGAGAGTTGCTGATGCTGGTCGGCCCCTCCGGCTGCGGCAAGACCACCTTGATCTCGATCATCGCCGGCATCCTCGACCCCGACGCGGGCGAATGCGCGCTGTTCGGGCGCAGCCTCGCCGACTTGCGGGGCACCCGGCGGGTCGAGTTCCGGGGCCGGGAGGTGGGCTTCGTCTTCCAATCCTTCAACCTGATCCCGACCCTGACCGCCGCCGAAAACGTCTCGGTGCCCCTGCTCATCAATGGCGTCCGCGAAAGCGAAGCCCTGCGCCGCGCCGCCCTGAGCCTCCGCGACGTGGGGCTGGAAGGGCGTGAGCAAGCCTTGCCGAGCCAGCTTTCCGGGGGCCAGCAGCAGCGGGTCGCCATCGCCCGTGCCCTGGTCCACGGCCCCCGCCTGGTGGTTTGCGACGAACCGACCAGCGCCCTCGACCACCGCACCGGCCACAAGGTCATGGCGATGCTCAAGGACTTGGCGGTGGGCCAGGACCGGGCGCTGGTGATCGTGACCCACGACGCCCGCATCTTCGAATTCGCCGACCGCATCGCCCACATGGACGATGGCTGCATCGAGCGGGTCGAGCAACGCAACGGTTGAGCTTGAACCATGACACTCAAAAACAAAATCCTCCCGCTATTGGCCGCGTGCGGCCTGCTGTTCGCCTCCGTGGTGGCGGTGCGCTCCCATGCGCCGCCGGTGCCCGCCCAGCCCTTGGCGCTACCAGCCCAGGCCCCTTACGCCAGATACATCGGCGCGTCCGGCATCGTCGAGGCCAGCACCGACAACATCAGCCTCGGCACCTCGCTCCCCGGCATCGTCAAGACCGTGGAGGTCAAGGTGGGCGACAGGGTCAAGAAGGGACAGCCGCTGTTCGAGATCGACGACCGCGAGTACCGCGCCGTCCTGGAACTGCGGAGCGCCAAACTCCTGGAAGCCAAGGCCGCCGTGCAACAAGCCCGGATCGCGCTGGAGGACTACCGGACCCAGTACGCCCTGGTGAAGGACGGCAACCCCCGCGCCGTCAGCGTGGACGAGGTCCAGAAGCGCCGCCACGCCGAACTCTTGGCTAGCGCCAAGCTGGACAGCGCCAAGGCTGCCGAGGCGGTCGCCGCCGCAGAACTGCGCAACACCCAGACCGACCTGGACCGCTTGGTGGTGCGGGCACCCATCGACGCCGAAATCCTGCAAGTGAACGTGCGGGCGGGCGAGTACGCCGCCACCGGGGCGCTTTCCACGCCGCTGCTGCGCCTGGGCAACCTCGACAGTCCCCATATCCGGGCGGACATCGACGAGAACGACGCCTGGCGTTTCCGCAACGGGGCCAGGGCCACCGCCTTCCTGCGCGGCAACCGCGACCTCAAGACCGAACTCGGCTTCGTCAGGGTGGAACCCTATGTCACGCCCAAGACCTCCCTGACCGGGGCCAGCGACGAACGGGTGGATACGCGGGTCCTGCAAGTGATCTACCGCTTCGAACGCGACAGCTTGCCGGCCTATGTGGGCCAGCAGGTGGACGTGTTCATCGAGATTCCCGAAGCCAAGGCCGCGACCAAGGTGGAGCAGTCCGGGAGGCCGCACTCATGAGCATGCGGATCGCGGCGCTGATGGCGGGGCTGGTCCTGACGGGATGCGCGGCGGTGGGACCGGATTACGTCCGGCCCGCCACGCCGATCCCCGGCCATTGGCATGGCACGACGGAAACGGGCAAAACCGGCCAGGACTTGGCGCACTGGTGGAAGGCGTTCCACGACCCGGAACTGGACCGGCTGGTCACGGAGGCCCTCGCCGCCAACCTGGACCTGAAGAAGGCGGCGGCGCGGATCGTGGAGGCCCGCAGCCAGGTCACCTACAACGCGGCGGCGGGATTGCCCCAGTTGAAGGCCAGCAACAGCGTCAACCGCCGCCTGAACAGCTTCTCCTTGGGGGGAACCGGCAGCGCCAATCCGGCGGGCGGTTTCTTCGGCAACGACAGCCAGATCAGCAACATCCTCCAGGCGGGCTTCGACGCCAGTTGGGAACTGGATATCTTCGGGGGCATCCGCCGTTCGGTCGAGGCGGCGGAGGCGGCGACCGAAGCGGAACGGGAAAACCTGCGCGATGCGCGGGTGAGCCTGGTGGGCGAGGTGGCGCGGGATTACATCGACCTGCGGGCCAACCAGCAACGGGCCGCCGTGACCCGCGCCAACCTGGAGGCGCAGACGGAAACCCTGGCCTTGACCCGCGAGCGCCTGCGCATGGGCCTGGTCAGCGAACTGGACGTGGCCCAGCAGGAATCGCAACTCGCCAACACCGAAGCCAAGCTCCCAGGGTACGAGGCGGCGGCCAAGCAAGCCCTGCACGCCCTGGCGGTGCTGTTGGGCCGGGAGCCCGCCGCGCTGTTCGGGCGCTTGCAACGGGAAGGCCAGGTGCCGGTGGCCGACGCCGAACCCTGGGCGGACCTGCCCTCGGAACTGCTGCGCCGCCGTCCCGACATCCGCCGCGCCGAGCGGCAGGTGGCGGAGGCCAACGCCAAGGTCGGGGTGGCGGTCGCGGACATGTATCCCAAGGTCAGCCTGACCGCCTTCCTGGGCTTGCAGAACCTCAAAATGACCGACTTCACCCCGGTAGGGAAATCCTGGTCCCTGGCCTCCTCCGTCAGCCTGCCGCTGTTCAACTGGGGGAAACTCGCCGCCAGCGTGGAGGGCAAGGAGGCGCAACGGGACCAATCGGTGCTGGATTATCAATCCACGGTTCTGAACGCCTTCAAGGAGGTCGAGGACGCCTTGGTGTCCTACGCGGGCGAGCAAAAGCGGCGCGGCAGCCTGCTCCGGGCCGTGGCCGCCAGCCGCAGCGCTCTGGAACTGGCCTCCGACCGCTACCGGCGCGGGCTGACCACTTTCCTAGATGTGCTGCAAACCCAGCAGACCCTTTACCAGGACCAGAACAGCCTGGTGGAAAGCGAGGCCCAGGTCTCGACCGATCTGGTGGCCTTGTACAAGGCGTTGGGGGGCGGCTGGGAGCAGGCGGAGACGCAATAAGCTTGTTCGGCGTGAGTGCGTGGCCGGGTTCAAAACATGGCCCCATCCATGGGGCCGGTCAACTAGGCCTCGACTTTGGCCTTTCACGCCGTAGCGGCGAGTTGATTCAGCAGGGCCTCGCAATCGCGGGGCGATAATTCCAACCGCTCGCCGCTGGATGCGGAGTTGACGAAATACTTTTCGGCCCAAATGGAGCGGCGGACGAAGGCCAGCACGTCGGAAAACGTCGCGTCGGTCTTTGGATACCAGGCGGCCTGCCGCACCGGTAGGGTTCCGTTTTCCACCAGGCGCGAAGCCATCAGGCAGACCGGGGGAAACAGCCCCATCAAGGCGGGCGTGGTCCTTGCGATGGCGAGGTCGGACCACTGCCGCTGGGTTTCCACGCCGAGGTGGCGGCGGCTCTCTTCGAAGGTGACCTCCACGCTCCAGCGCAAAACGAACACCTCCACGATCCGCTCGGGCGTCAATTCGGCGTCGGTGGCGAAGAAGGCCTGGGGCCGGGTTTCGCCGGTGGGGTCCGCGACCAGGACCCAGCGCAGGCGGACCGGCTCTTCGCCGGGCGTGTGCCAGAGGGCCACCCGCTGAGCAGCCGGACCGCCTTGCGCTCGCCCCCGTACCAAGCCAGCCCGGTTTCCCGCCAGGGCTCGTCCGGCCGGTCCAGCAGGGTTTTCAGGCTGGGCAGGCGGATGCCTTTCTTGGGTTTGCGCCCCCGCTTGCCGGGCGGCGGGGTTTCCGGAAGCCGAACAGGCGCGCGTCCAGCCGCAGGCGGGACACCAGGGTGGCGCGGTTCGCCGAGCAGGCATGGGCCAGGGCCACGCAGGCATAGGCCCCGTCGCCCACCACCGTGAACGCCGTGGCCTCCAGCCACCGCGAAACCTGCTTGACGGCCTGGGCCGTCCAATCCACCGTGGTCTTGTGGCGGCGATTGGCCGCCTCGTCGGCCCGCTCCGAGGGGCCAGCACCGTCAGGAACGGCAGCGCCCACGGGCGCGGATTCCACGGCAGCGGCACCAGGACCATCAGGCAGATCCATTTCAACCCCAGGCCCTTGACCACCTTGCCCCGCGTCGAGCGCACCGCATCCCGGTAGCGGCCCTTGGCCTTGATCTGTTTGCCTTTCCGCCGCTCCACGGTCTCGTCCACCACGATGATCACCGGGTAGCCCAGATGCGCCGCCAACGCCACCAGCAGCCCCAACAGGATTTGCGCCCCCAGCAAGCCCGACCACCGCGCCCGGCTCAGCACCCGGTGGTACTTGCAGAATCCCTTCTCGTCCGCCAAGCCCAGGGTCCGCAACGCCGCCGCCACCGTGCGCGGGCCACGGCACAGGACCGCCCCCGCCACCAATTCCTGGACATGGCCCCATACCGGCTGCGTGAACATCGGCGCGAACAGGACCAGAACCTTCATCGCCTCATCGGGAAAAATCAACATCGCCTAGCATTTCCAAGCCATCGTTCGGACGGCTATTGTCTACGGCGGCAGCCCCCGCTTTCAGCGGAAGTGAAAATGGCCAAAGTCGAGGGGTTCATTTGTTGTCGATAGGCGATGGCAGTTCACTGGCTTCGGTACCGCATTTCGTGGCGGAGTAATTGGGTTGGTATCAACCGTGGCCGTGCCGCATAAGAAAGTGGGATACCTTGATTTAACTGTGTTTTTTGTTGACGGGCAGAATTAGGCGGCGTATCGTTTTTGCTTGGGCGGCGGATGTGACGCATAATCGGGTTTTGTTACGCGGCATCCGCGCCGCCTACTCCCTTCCCGTCTAAAGAACGACTAAGCTTATAGGCAATCGAACTGGACTGGGAAAGGCACGATGAACCGCTGTATCCGCATCCAACGGCTGGCCCCGCAGGACCGCGAACGGTGGCAGGCGCTGTTCTACCGCCACCAGCAGCAAAGCCGACGGCGTAGGCTGCTGGCCTTGAAGGCCCTGTGGGACGGCGAGAGCATGGCCGGGGTCTGCCGCAGCCAGGGAGTCCAGCGCAAGACGCTGGAGAAGTGGCTGGACAGCTACCTGCATGGTGGCTTCGACGCCCTGCTGGCCCCGCAAAGGCGGCCCCGCCCGCAAGCCCTGAACCCGCAGCGGCGCAAGGTCCTGCGCTACATCCTGCTCCACAAGACGCCGGCGGACTATGGCATCGACAGTTACCAATGGACGGCGGCCCACGTCCAGGGTTTGCTCGTTAAGAAGTGGGGCCTGCCGCTGAGCGCCAACCGGCTTTACGAAATCTTCGACGAACTGGGCCTCTCCCACCAGCGCGCCCACCG
Encoded here:
- a CDS encoding ABC transporter permease, which codes for MNKLALKMLLGDRGKYLGIVSGIALASLIMIQQPGIMLSILSRTYSFITDIPLPDLWVMDPKVQFIDDMKPMLDTELYRVRGVPGVEWAVPLYKGSQRVRLANGETVNSNLIGFDDATLIGAPGELLAGSLADLTRPDAVIVDEAGAKGRLAGPGGGASLPLTVGTVIEINEHRAEVVGIARAAPTFQSMPILYTTYSRAKAYSLNERKLLSFVLAKAKPGEDPQAVARRITEDTGLAAYTADDFKRKSLDYFLKNTGILMNFGFMVIVGFVVGTAVTGQIFYNFTLDNLRHFGVFKAMGATDRVLLRMILLQALLVGFVGFGLGAGLSALFAVASSGGGGPGLQLSWQLLLGSGSAVLLICLMAAFFSLRKVFRLEPATVFKG
- a CDS encoding ABC transporter ATP-binding protein produces the protein MALESLDSIAVRCRAVAKTYGRGDTAVPALRGIDLDIHAGELLMLVGPSGCGKTTLISIIAGILDPDAGECALFGRSLADLRGTRRVEFRGREVGFVFQSFNLIPTLTAAENVSVPLLINGVRESEALRRAALSLRDVGLEGREQALPSQLSGGQQQRVAIARALVHGPRLVVCDEPTSALDHRTGHKVMAMLKDLAVGQDRALVIVTHDARIFEFADRIAHMDDGCIERVEQRNG
- a CDS encoding efflux RND transporter periplasmic adaptor subunit — its product is MTLKNKILPLLAACGLLFASVVAVRSHAPPVPAQPLALPAQAPYARYIGASGIVEASTDNISLGTSLPGIVKTVEVKVGDRVKKGQPLFEIDDREYRAVLELRSAKLLEAKAAVQQARIALEDYRTQYALVKDGNPRAVSVDEVQKRRHAELLASAKLDSAKAAEAVAAAELRNTQTDLDRLVVRAPIDAEILQVNVRAGEYAATGALSTPLLRLGNLDSPHIRADIDENDAWRFRNGARATAFLRGNRDLKTELGFVRVEPYVTPKTSLTGASDERVDTRVLQVIYRFERDSLPAYVGQQVDVFIEIPEAKAATKVEQSGRPHS
- a CDS encoding efflux transporter outer membrane subunit → MSMRIAALMAGLVLTGCAAVGPDYVRPATPIPGHWHGTTETGKTGQDLAHWWKAFHDPELDRLVTEALAANLDLKKAAARIVEARSQVTYNAAAGLPQLKASNSVNRRLNSFSLGGTGSANPAGGFFGNDSQISNILQAGFDASWELDIFGGIRRSVEAAEAATEAERENLRDARVSLVGEVARDYIDLRANQQRAAVTRANLEAQTETLALTRERLRMGLVSELDVAQQESQLANTEAKLPGYEAAAKQALHALAVLLGREPAALFGRLQREGQVPVADAEPWADLPSELLRRRPDIRRAERQVAEANAKVGVAVADMYPKVSLTAFLGLQNLKMTDFTPVGKSWSLASSVSLPLFNWGKLAASVEGKEAQRDQSVLDYQSTVLNAFKEVEDALVSYAGEQKRRGSLLRAVAASRSALELASDRYRRGLTTFLDVLQTQQTLYQDQNSLVESEAQVSTDLVALYKALGGGWEQAETQ
- a CDS encoding transposase — its product is MKVLVLFAPMFTQPVWGHVQELVAGAVLCRGPRTVAAALRTLGLADEKGFCKYHRVLSRARWSGLLGAQILLGLLVALAAHLGYPVIIVVDETVERRKGKQIKAKGRYRDAVRSTRGKVVKGLGLKWICLMVLVPLPWNPRPWALPFLTVLAPRSGPTRRPIAATRPRWIGRPRPSSRFRGGWRPRRSRWWATGPMPAWPWPMPARRTAPPWCPACGWTRACSASGNPAARQAGAQTQERHPPAQPENPAGPAGRALAGNRAGLVRGRAQGGPAAQRVALWHTPGEEPVRLRWVLVADPTGETRPQAFFATDAELTPERIVEVFVLRWSVEVTFEESRRHLGVETQRQWSDLAIARTTPALMGLFPPVCLMASRLVENGTLPVRQAAWYPKTDATFSDVLAFVRRSIWAEKYFVNSASSGERLELSPRDCEALLNQLAATA